The [Pseudomonas] carboxydohydrogena genome includes a window with the following:
- a CDS encoding DUF1674 domain-containing protein, whose amino-acid sequence MADEPNKNDTEAVPPCRPLPAAAQRALAEAEARRAEAAKASSKENDPGHHPSGPKEINGPKGPEPTRYGDWEIKGIASDF is encoded by the coding sequence ATGGCCGATGAACCGAACAAGAACGATACCGAGGCGGTGCCGCCGTGCCGTCCGCTGCCTGCCGCCGCCCAGCGCGCGCTCGCCGAAGCCGAGGCCCGCAGGGCGGAAGCGGCCAAGGCAAGTAGCAAGGAAAATGATCCCGGCCATCATCCCAGCGGACCGAAAGAGATCAACGGCCCGAAAGGCCCTGAGCCCACGCGCTACGGCGATTGGGAAATCAAGGGGATAGCCTCGGATTTCTGA
- a CDS encoding RsmB/NOP family class I SAM-dependent RNA methyltransferase, giving the protein MKPSRFVPPTEVPGLAARRIAADIIDGVLHKRRTLDDQLEGPAAHPVLKTLSDRDRALMRRLVATVLRRLGTLGHLLSRLLDRGIPSDAPRAQSALLIGAAQILWMDVPDHAAVDLSVRLVQADRRAAKYAGLVNAVLRRCAREGLPLVEEVRDEMIDLPPWLVARWIKAYGEDNARAMARAIGHEPPLDLTVKADSESWATRLHGETLPTGTVRTQLHGPITMLPGFSEGAWWVQDAAAAIPARLFGDIAGKSVADLCAAPGGKTAQLAQAGAHVIAVDRSAGRLARLKDNFARLSLEADCVATDATEWDGGPFDAILLDAPCMATGTIRRHPDVAWLKNEADMGALNALQKRLLQRSVTLLKPGGTLVYCTCSLEPEEGEQAITSLLASEPQMKRMPVEPGELAGLAELITAEGDVRTLPCHLPHADPKLSGLDGFYAARLTKA; this is encoded by the coding sequence ATGAAGCCTTCGCGATTCGTTCCGCCGACCGAGGTGCCCGGCCTCGCCGCGCGCCGCATAGCCGCCGACATCATCGACGGCGTTCTCCACAAGCGGCGTACGCTGGACGATCAGCTTGAAGGCCCCGCCGCGCATCCCGTTCTCAAGACCTTGTCGGATCGCGACCGCGCGCTGATGCGCCGTCTCGTCGCCACCGTGCTGCGCCGTCTCGGCACGCTCGGCCATCTGTTGTCGCGTTTGCTCGATCGCGGCATTCCGAGCGATGCGCCGCGCGCGCAGAGCGCCTTGCTGATCGGCGCCGCGCAAATCCTGTGGATGGACGTACCCGATCATGCCGCCGTCGATCTGTCGGTGCGTCTCGTGCAGGCCGACCGCCGCGCCGCGAAATATGCCGGTCTTGTCAACGCGGTGCTCCGACGCTGCGCGCGCGAGGGCCTGCCGCTGGTCGAGGAAGTCAGGGACGAGATGATCGACCTGCCGCCATGGCTGGTGGCGCGCTGGATCAAGGCCTATGGCGAGGACAATGCACGCGCGATGGCCCGCGCCATCGGCCACGAGCCGCCGCTCGATCTCACGGTGAAGGCCGATTCCGAAAGCTGGGCGACGCGGCTCCACGGCGAAACGCTGCCGACCGGCACCGTGCGCACGCAACTGCACGGACCGATCACGATGTTGCCCGGCTTCTCCGAGGGCGCGTGGTGGGTGCAGGATGCCGCCGCCGCGATCCCGGCCCGGCTGTTCGGCGACATCGCCGGCAAATCCGTCGCCGATCTGTGCGCTGCGCCGGGCGGCAAGACCGCGCAGCTCGCACAGGCGGGCGCGCATGTCATCGCGGTGGACCGCTCCGCCGGACGGCTGGCGCGGCTGAAGGACAATTTCGCGCGGCTGTCGCTCGAAGCCGATTGCGTGGCAACGGATGCGACCGAATGGGACGGCGGTCCGTTTGATGCGATCCTGCTCGATGCGCCCTGCATGGCGACCGGCACCATCCGCCGCCATCCCGATGTCGCCTGGCTGAAGAACGAGGCCGATATGGGCGCGCTCAACGCCCTGCAAAAACGCCTGCTGCAAAGAAGCGTGACGCTGCTGAAACCGGGCGGCACGCTGGTCTATTGCACCTGTTCGCTGGAACCCGAGGAAGGCGAACAGGCGATCACATCGCTGCTCGCCTCCGAACCGCAGATGAAGCGCATGCCCGTCGAACCCGGCGAACTGGCCGGGCTGGCGGAACTCATCACCGCCGAGGGCGATGTCCGCACGCTGCCCTGCCACCTGCCCCATGCCGACCCGAAGCTGTCGGGGCTGGACGGCTTTTACGCCGCGCGCCTGACCAAGGCCTGA